A single window of Candoia aspera isolate rCanAsp1 chromosome 3, rCanAsp1.hap2, whole genome shotgun sequence DNA harbors:
- the RGS21 gene encoding regulator of G-protein signaling 21 has product MCGEKNSSPILNSSCCFHRSSPRERMTWMESVDTLLANKDGLDAFRAFLKSEFSEENIEFWLACEDFKKTKSAAKIASKAQRIYSEFIQADAPQEINIDFNTRDHIMQTISKPTLKCFDEAQKLIYSLMAKDSFPRFLKSEAHKELVNKELKRSQKRWLLFL; this is encoded by the exons ATGTGTGGGGAGAAAAATAGTTCTCCTATTCTGAAT AGTAGTTGTTGTTTCCACAGATCATCCCCTAGGGAAAGAATGACATGGATGGAATCTGTGGATACACTTTTGGCTAACAAAG ATGGTCTGGATGCATTTAGGGCTTTCCTGAAATCGGAATTCAGTGAAGAAAATATTGAATTTTGGCTGGCTTGTGAGGACTTCAAGAAAACAAAGTCAGCAGCTAAAATTGCTTCAAAAGCCCAAAGGATTTATTCTGAGTTTATCCAAGCAGATGCCCCACAGGAG ATAAACATTGACTTCAATACCAGAGACCACATCATGCAGACTATTTCAAAACCAACTCTCAAGTGTTTTGATGAAGCTCAAAAATTAATCTACAGCCTCATGGCAAAAGACTCTTTCCCTCGGTTTCTGAAGTCAGAAGCTCATAAAGAACTGGTAAATAAGGAACTGAAAAGAAGTCAGAAAAGGTGGCTGCTGTTTTTGTAA